A genomic window from Enoplosus armatus isolate fEnoArm2 chromosome 18, fEnoArm2.hap1, whole genome shotgun sequence includes:
- the ssna1 gene encoding microtubule nucleation factor SSNA1, which yields MTQQAAALQTYNNELVKCIEDLCSKREELNRQIKQEEEEKERLQHDIRVLSEKLSRVNESLAQRLAARATFDRTIAETEAAYTKILESSQSLLSVLKQEAGNLSKATEPRRKEH from the exons ATGACCCAACAAGCCGCTGCTCTGCAGACCTACAACAATGAGCTTGTCAAGT GTATTGAGGACCTGTGCTCCAAGCGGGAGGAGTTGAACCGGCAGAtcaagcaggaggaggaggagaaggagcgaCTGCAGCACGACATCCGCGTCCTCTCGGAGAAGCTGAGCAGAGTCAACGAGAGCCTGGCACAAAGACTCGCCGCCCGCGCCACTTTCGACCGCACCATCGCTGAGACAGAGGCTGCATACACCaag ATCTTGGAGAGTTCCCAGTCTCTTCTAAGTGTCCTGAAGCAGGAGGCAGGAAACCTCAGTAAAGCCACAGAGCCCCGGAGGAAGGAGCACTAA